A DNA window from bacterium contains the following coding sequences:
- a CDS encoding HNH endonuclease: MTSSYVPKALRQRISEQARDRCGYCLSQEAIVGAPMEIEHIFPKSLGGLTAEENLWLACSFCNEYKGDRYTAEDPESGRIVLLFNPRHDAWNEHFAWVDAGARILGKTPIGRATVNTLRLNRRPLVRSRRYWVSAGWHPPSD; this comes from the coding sequence ATGACATCCTCCTACGTTCCCAAAGCTCTCCGCCAACGCATCTCCGAACAGGCCCGCGATCGCTGCGGCTACTGCCTGAGCCAGGAAGCGATCGTAGGCGCTCCGATGGAGATAGAACACATTTTCCCCAAGTCTCTTGGAGGGCTCACAGCGGAAGAGAATCTTTGGCTGGCCTGCTCATTTTGTAATGAATACAAGGGAGATCGCTACACTGCCGAAGATCCGGAAAGCGGACGCATCGTCCTGCTGTTCAATCCACGACACGATGCCTGGAACGAGCATTTCGCCTGGGTAGACGCCGGAGCTCGAATACTCGGCAAGACCCCGATCGGACGGGCGACGGTGAATACCCTACGACTCAATCGGCGGCCTCTCGTCAGGTCGAGACGATACTGGGTGAGCGCCGGCTGGCATCCTCCCAGTGATTGA
- the asnB gene encoding asparagine synthase B (functions in asparagine biosynthesis; converts glutamine, aspartate, ATP, and water to glutamate, asparagine, pyrophosphate and AMP), giving the protein RSIFESHFPGDHTVAMVPEGPSIACSTPTAIAWDASFAGRADPSGRAVTGVHQDSY; this is encoded by the coding sequence CGCTCGATCTTCGAATCCCACTTCCCCGGCGACCACACCGTCGCCATGGTGCCCGAAGGCCCGTCGATCGCCTGCTCCACCCCCACCGCCATCGCCTGGGACGCCTCCTTCGCCGGGCGGGCAGATCCGTCGGGGCGGGCGGTGACGGGGGTGCATCAGGACAGCTATTGA